A part of Campylobacter ureolyticus ACS-301-V-Sch3b genomic DNA contains:
- a CDS encoding ABC transporter substrate-binding protein: MKHIFKLFLLISFVLNFALAKDVLVVGIENESSRLNPLYDEDHDPALSLLFSGLTKHDENTKVTPDLAKSWEVSKDGLTYTFDLRDDAYWHDGVKFTAQDVKFTIESAKDKKLNAPAIANYEMVKDVEILGDYKIKVTLDTPFPPFLDALSFGVLPKHLLEGKDIATYQFNDNPIGTGPYKFVNWKKGESIEFVANEKFYKSTPKIKKVFLKVVPDANVRLMQLKSGELDAGLIDFSGVQMAKNSKNLNILKFKSADYRALMFNYNNEILKDRDVRVALNYFIDKNDMVKTLLHTHGSVANNPIQNYIQSDKVYEFNPKKGDEILTKAGWKKNKKGIYEKDGKTLSFEIYSFNSDPLRVAMSKVISSELNKYGVDAKAFAKPKTAFKISKVDSFLIGWGSPFDPDFHTYRIFGGFADSDINENGWNYSHYKDAKVDEALKKARSTGDLEERKAYYKEFLDALYENPPYIFIAYLDYNLAYNKNLTGIKTQILGHHGAGFLWNLEEWNFKN, translated from the coding sequence AAGATGTTTTAGTTGTTGGGATCGAAAACGAATCGAGCCGTTTAAATCCTTTATATGATGAGGATCACGATCCAGCTTTAAGCCTACTTTTTTCAGGTCTTACAAAACACGATGAAAATACAAAAGTAACTCCTGATCTTGCGAAAAGTTGGGAAGTAAGCAAAGATGGACTAACTTATACATTTGATTTAAGAGATGATGCTTACTGGCATGATGGAGTTAAATTTACCGCCCAAGATGTTAAATTTACAATAGAAAGTGCAAAAGATAAAAAACTAAATGCACCTGCTATTGCAAACTATGAAATGGTAAAAGATGTTGAGATTTTGGGTGATTATAAGATAAAAGTTACACTTGATACACCTTTTCCACCATTTTTAGATGCGCTAAGCTTTGGTGTGCTTCCTAAACACTTACTAGAAGGCAAAGATATAGCAACTTATCAATTTAACGATAATCCTATCGGAACAGGACCTTATAAATTTGTAAATTGGAAAAAAGGTGAGAGTATAGAATTTGTAGCAAATGAAAAATTTTATAAAAGCACTCCAAAAATTAAAAAAGTATTTTTAAAAGTAGTTCCTGATGCAAATGTTAGATTAATGCAACTTAAAAGCGGTGAGCTTGATGCGGGATTGATTGATTTTAGCGGTGTCCAAATGGCTAAAAATAGCAAAAATTTAAATATCTTAAAGTTTAAAAGTGCTGATTATAGAGCTTTGATGTTTAACTATAATAATGAAATTTTAAAAGATAGAGATGTTAGAGTTGCGCTAAATTATTTTATAGATAAAAATGATATGGTAAAAACTTTGCTTCACACTCACGGAAGCGTAGCAAACAACCCAATCCAAAACTACATACAAAGCGATAAAGTTTATGAATTTAACCCTAAAAAAGGTGATGAAATTTTAACAAAAGCTGGTTGGAAAAAGAACAAAAAAGGCATTTATGAAAAAGATGGCAAAACTTTAAGTTTTGAAATTTACAGCTTTAACTCAGATCCTTTAAGAGTTGCTATGTCAAAAGTTATAAGCTCTGAGTTAAATAAATACGGCGTTGATGCAAAAGCTTTTGCAAAGCCAAAAACTGCATTTAAAATAAGCAAAGTTGATAGCTTTTTAATTGGCTGGGGAAGTCCGTTTGATCCTGACTTTCACACATATAGAATTTTTGGAGGCTTTGCAGACAGTGATATAAATGAAAACGGCTGGAACTATAGTCACTACAAAGATGCAAAAGTAGATGAAGCTCTTAAAAAAGCAAGAAGCACTGGGGATTTAGAAGAAAGAAAAGCTTATTATAAGGAGTTTTTAGATGCGCTTTATGAAAATCCTCCTTATATTTTTATCGCATATCTAGACTACAATCTAGCATATAATAAAAATTTAACTGGCATAAAAACACAAATTTTAGGTCACCATGGTGCAGGATTTTTATGGAATTTAGAAGAGTGGAACTTTAAAAATTGA
- a CDS encoding ABC transporter permease gives MISLILKKAAYSIGLLFVLSFLVFSLLYFLPGDVTSAMFSRPEAMSQAMKNQILANLGLDKSLITQYVSWLKNALNLNFGKSFVSGEDIYEMFKTRLVNSTVLLIFASFFIFVFSLILGLISAVFKNKFIDTFINLTTFSLMCMPNFWLGLIFIYVFSIALGLLPSSGANYLGVSGISLKHVILPIFAIVLPHLATSVKFIRDIIISNLNTDFIQTLYARGIKNIQIYRLALFSSMSDIVRYFGTMIGGVFAGSYVIESVFSYPGIGELALKSIIAKDYPVVLAAILLSAIFVILANLAAEIIAILIDKRNYAK, from the coding sequence TTGATAAGTTTAATCTTAAAAAAAGCAGCCTATAGCATTGGGCTGCTTTTTGTTTTATCATTTTTAGTTTTTTCACTGCTTTATTTTTTACCAGGCGATGTAACAAGTGCGATGTTTTCACGTCCTGAAGCTATGTCGCAAGCTATGAAAAATCAAATTTTAGCAAATTTAGGGCTAGATAAAAGTCTTATTACGCAGTATGTTTCTTGGCTTAAAAATGCTTTAAATTTAAACTTTGGAAAAAGTTTTGTAAGTGGTGAAGATATCTATGAAATGTTTAAAACAAGGCTTGTTAATAGCACTGTTTTATTAATTTTTGCGTCATTTTTTATATTTGTATTTTCGCTTATTTTAGGACTAATAAGCGCTGTTTTTAAAAATAAATTTATTGATACTTTTATAAATTTAACAACTTTTTCTTTAATGTGTATGCCAAATTTTTGGTTAGGTCTAATATTTATCTATGTTTTTAGTATAGCTTTAGGTCTTCTTCCAAGCTCAGGAGCTAATTATCTTGGTGTTAGTGGAATTAGCCTAAAACATGTTATTTTACCTATTTTTGCGATTGTTTTACCACATCTTGCTACAAGTGTTAAATTTATAAGAGATATTATAATCTCAAACCTAAACACAGATTTTATCCAAACTCTTTATGCAAGAGGGATAAAAAATATTCAAATTTACCGTCTTGCACTGTTTAGCTCAATGAGTGATATTGTGCGATATTTTGGGACTATGATAGGTGGTGTTTTTGCAGGAAGTTATGTCATAGAAAGTGTGTTTTCATATCCTGGCATTGGAGAGTTAGCACTTAAATCAATAATAGCAAAAGACTATCCTGTAGTACTCGCAGCTATTTTACTAAGTGCTATTTTTGTAATTTTGGCAAATTTAGCGGCTGAAATTATAGCAATTTTAATTGATAAGAGAAACTATGCGAAATAA
- a CDS encoding ABC transporter permease, with product MRNKIILFITIILVILAVFSSFIAPFNPNLSDFSNTNLAPNSTHFFGSDFLGRDIFSRTLYGLKNSLIIGTIAGFIATIIAFLYASLSLIKPLQNSLQSGIDAFLSIPNILFILTFASITGGGIISIILVISLFSWMSSAKVFIGRINLLYQSPFIIQSMSLGASKFKVLFYEVLPNLKGLFLSLFAINSAHAISHEATLSFFGMAGDLNMISLGLMINESTNALFMGAWWVAFFPGFMLFLLIFCIVSITPDDKGIKI from the coding sequence ATGCGAAATAAAATCATACTCTTTATTACTATAATTTTAGTAATTTTAGCTGTTTTTTCAAGCTTTATAGCACCTTTTAATCCAAATTTAAGTGATTTTTCTAACACAAATTTAGCGCCTAATTCAACTCATTTTTTTGGAAGTGATTTTTTAGGGCGAGATATTTTCTCAAGAACACTTTATGGGCTTAAAAACTCACTTATAATAGGAACAATTGCCGGATTTATCGCAACAATAATTGCATTTTTATACGCTTCACTTAGTCTTATAAAACCTTTACAAAATAGCTTACAAAGCGGAATTGATGCGTTTTTAAGCATACCAAATATTTTATTTATTCTAACTTTTGCCTCAATTACTGGCGGTGGGATTATAAGTATAATTTTAGTAATTTCACTTTTTTCATGGATGAGTTCAGCAAAAGTTTTTATAGGTCGCATAAACTTACTTTACCAATCACCATTTATAATCCAATCAATGAGCCTTGGAGCTAGTAAATTTAAGGTTTTATTTTATGAAGTATTGCCAAATTTAAAGGGACTTTTCTTATCGCTTTTTGCCATAAACTCAGCTCATGCGATTTCACACGAAGCCACACTTAGTTTTTTTGGAATGGCTGGGGATTTGAATATGATAAGTTTGGGACTAATGATAAATGAAAGCACAAATGCTCTTTTTATGGGGGCTTGGTGGGTTGCATTCTTTCCTGGATTTATGCTATTTTTACTAATTTTTTGCATAGTTTCCATAACGCCAGATGATAAAGGCATAAAGATATGA
- a CDS encoding ATP-binding cassette domain-containing protein, which yields MIEISNLNLFYKKVQILKNIDFTMKKNGCVCIMGESGAGKSMFAKSFIKLFDDEFKLSADKFSVFQNDILSLDGEKLREFRSKICALVFQNAKASFHPLLNVGDNFFLYLKDRISEPKKEAFEVLEKLLFDDLNLLWHKFPYELSGGEASRVQIAIALCLKPKVLICDEITASLDAQNQKSIVKIINSLKDELQILFITHQKNVANAVADEFYTMQNGVLKNA from the coding sequence ATGATTGAAATTTCAAATTTAAATCTTTTTTATAAAAAAGTGCAAATTTTAAAAAATATTGATTTTACAATGAAAAAAAATGGCTGTGTTTGTATAATGGGCGAAAGTGGAGCTGGAAAGTCAATGTTTGCAAAAAGTTTTATTAAGCTTTTTGATGATGAATTTAAGCTAAGTGCAGATAAATTTAGTGTTTTTCAAAATGATATTTTATCTTTAGATGGCGAAAAACTAAGAGAGTTTAGAAGTAAAATTTGCGCTCTTGTTTTTCAAAACGCAAAGGCAAGTTTTCATCCACTTTTAAATGTTGGAGATAATTTTTTTCTATATCTTAAAGACCGCATAAGTGAGCCCAAAAAAGAGGCTTTTGAAGTTCTTGAAAAGCTTTTATTTGATGATTTAAATTTGCTTTGGCATAAATTTCCGTATGAATTAAGTGGCGGTGAGGCAAGTAGAGTGCAAATTGCAATAGCACTTTGTCTAAAACCAAAAGTTTTGATTTGTGATGAGATAACAGCAAGCCTTGATGCACAAAATCAAAAAAGCATAGTAAAAATCATAAACTCTCTTAAAGATGAACTTCAAATTTTATTTATAACTCATCAAAAAAATGTGGCAAATGCAGTGGCAGATGAGTTTTATACGATGCAAAATGGAGTTTTAAAAAATGCTTGA
- a CDS encoding ATP-binding cassette domain-containing protein, producing the protein MLEVKNVDKFYDFKEHINKKTEKIQVLYDINFSLENGDNLAILGVSGSGKSTLANLLSAVEKPTNGEILLNGENKNLNKKISLIMQTQKLCLNPTLRIKTGINLLKKYLHLKFSDNDVKNLFETLNLNQEILQKFPHEISGGEASRIGILKALLIKPDILICDEITAGLDEENKNSVLNVLKKLKQSIIFITHDLEAAKEISKNVLILEKGKVIFFGKFSDLQNSEILDKFSQD; encoded by the coding sequence ATGCTTGAAGTTAAAAATGTTGATAAATTTTATGATTTTAAAGAGCACATAAACAAAAAAACAGAAAAAATTCAAGTCTTATATGATATAAATTTCAGCCTTGAAAATGGAGATAATCTAGCAATTTTAGGCGTTAGTGGAAGTGGAAAAAGCACATTAGCAAATTTGTTAAGTGCAGTAGAAAAGCCAACAAATGGCGAAATTTTACTAAATGGAGAAAACAAGAATCTAAATAAAAAAATTTCACTTATCATGCAAACTCAAAAACTTTGCCTAAATCCGACACTAAGGATAAAAACAGGTATAAATTTACTAAAAAAATACTTGCATTTAAAATTTAGTGATAACGATGTAAAAAATTTATTTGAAACTTTAAATTTAAATCAAGAAATATTACAAAAATTTCCTCACGAAATTAGCGGTGGCGAGGCAAGTAGAATAGGCATTTTAAAAGCTCTTTTAATTAAACCTGATATTTTAATTTGTGATGAAATAACCGCTGGACTTGATGAGGAAAACAAAAACTCAGTCTTAAATGTTTTAAAAAAATTAAAACAAAGCATTATTTTTATAACTCACGATTTAGAAGCTGCAAAAGAAATTTCAAAAAATGTCCTTATTTTAGAAAAAGGAAAGGTGATATTTTTTGGCAAATTTAGCGACCTTCAAAATAGTGAAATTTTGGATAAATTTAGCCAAGATTAA
- a CDS encoding CsgG/HfaB family protein, protein MKNLIFTALIGVVFLCGCASESQRAISVPKVAIANTNYSGQKVSVSIGRFSNQSSYNNGVFSDGEDRLGNQAQTILITSLQQTGRFSVLDRTNLRAMKEESAISKKAQNLKGARYVITGDVVEFGRKTHGDHQLFGILGRGKTQVAYSKVNLNVVDVSTSEVVFSAQGAGEFELSNREVIGFGGTAGYDSTLNGKVLSLSINEAVNNLASAIDSGEWKIK, encoded by the coding sequence ATGAAAAATTTAATCTTTACAGCTCTTATTGGAGTTGTTTTTTTGTGTGGATGTGCAAGTGAGAGCCAAAGAGCAATAAGCGTTCCAAAAGTTGCCATCGCAAATACAAATTATAGCGGCCAAAAAGTTTCTGTTTCTATAGGCAGATTTTCAAACCAAAGCTCTTATAATAATGGAGTTTTTAGTGATGGTGAAGATAGACTTGGCAACCAAGCTCAAACTATCCTAATAACTAGCTTGCAACAAACTGGTAGATTTTCAGTTTTGGATAGAACAAATTTAAGAGCGATGAAAGAAGAGAGCGCAATTAGTAAAAAAGCTCAAAACTTAAAAGGCGCAAGATATGTAATAACAGGCGATGTTGTTGAGTTTGGCAGAAAAACTCATGGCGATCATCAGCTATTTGGGATTTTGGGTAGAGGAAAAACACAAGTTGCCTACTCAAAAGTAAATCTAAATGTCGTTGATGTAAGCACTTCAGAAGTTGTTTTTTCAGCTCAAGGCGCAGGAGAGTTTGAACTATCAAATAGAGAAGTTATCGGCTTTGGCGGAACTGCTGGATATGACTCAACACTAAATGGAAAAGTTTTAAGTCTGTCAATTAATGAAGCTGTAAATAACCTTGCAAGTGCGATAGATAGTGGCGAGTGGAAAATAAAATAA
- a CDS encoding DUF4810 domain-containing protein, whose protein sequence is MKKYIFLVLMAVFFVGCATKNQSIYYWDGTYAKSVYEYTKQDGDINEQIENLEKLIQKSYEKNKPIAPGVYAHLGLLYSNLGNYGKFISYLDKEAQLYPESKTYIEFLKKIKQR, encoded by the coding sequence ATGAAAAAATATATTTTTCTTGTTTTGATGGCTGTCTTTTTTGTAGGTTGTGCAACAAAAAATCAAAGCATTTATTACTGGGATGGAACTTATGCAAAGTCTGTTTATGAATACACAAAGCAAGATGGTGATATCAACGAACAAATTGAAAATTTAGAAAAATTGATTCAAAAATCATATGAAAAAAATAAACCTATTGCACCAGGAGTTTATGCCCATCTTGGGCTTTTATACTCAAATTTGGGAAATTACGGTAAGTTTATTAGCTACCTTGATAAAGAAGCACAGCTTTATCCTGAGTCAAAAACTTACATCGAGTTTTTGAAAAAAATCAAACAAAGGTAA
- a CDS encoding DUF799 domain-containing protein, which translates to MKNSIFITLILSFIFVGCAKKPEIYDYSAFLESKPKSILVVMPTNESIDIKASPAMLANATMPLAEAGYYVFPVALVNDTFKFNGVYDANDIKNIPLSKLQEIFGADSVLYINITKYGTSYAILNSQTTVEADVKLVDLKTGKTLWDKKTLVSNNSANSNQGLIGMLITAAIDQIANTIADSGYDMSVIASNSVFATDCHDCILKGPRSPSYGQDKQLTQN; encoded by the coding sequence ATGAAAAATAGCATTTTTATAACTTTGATATTATCTTTTATTTTTGTAGGTTGTGCTAAAAAGCCTGAAATTTATGACTACTCGGCATTTTTGGAGTCAAAACCAAAATCAATCTTGGTTGTAATGCCAACAAATGAATCAATTGATATAAAAGCTTCTCCTGCTATGCTTGCAAATGCAACTATGCCTTTGGCTGAAGCTGGGTATTATGTATTTCCTGTGGCTTTAGTAAATGACACTTTTAAATTTAATGGTGTTTATGATGCAAATGATATCAAAAACATTCCTTTAAGCAAGCTTCAAGAGATCTTTGGCGCTGATAGTGTGCTTTATATAAATATTACAAAATACGGCACAAGCTATGCCATTTTAAATAGCCAAACCACAGTTGAAGCAGATGTAAAATTGGTTGATTTAAAAACTGGAAAAACTCTTTGGGATAAAAAAACATTAGTAAGTAATAATTCAGCTAATTCAAATCAAGGACTTATTGGAATGCTTATAACTGCGGCAATTGACCAAATAGCAAATACAATAGCTGATAGTGGATATGATATGTCAGTAATTGCTTCAAATTCAGTTTTTGCAACTGATTGTCATGACTGCATACTAAAAGGACCTCGCTCACCAAGTTATGGGCAAGATAAACAGCTAACTCAAAATTAA
- a CDS encoding cysteine ABC transporter substrate-binding protein — protein sequence MKFFKLFLGIFFALNLVNAASLDEIKERGSIKIGVFGDKPPFGYIDENGKNQGFDVALAKEMSKALFGDENKVEYTIVEAASRVDFLRANKVDVILANFTQTKDRARVVDFAKPYMKVSIGVVSKNGDIKSVDDLKGKTLLLNKGTTADIYFTKNYKDLKTMKFDQNTETFAALLDGRGEALAHDNTLLFAWVKSNPEFKVGIESIGDHDVIAPAVKKGNKELLKWINELITKLNSEKFFHKAYDETIKPIYGDSINPASVLVEE from the coding sequence ATGAAATTTTTTAAACTATTTTTAGGTATATTTTTTGCCTTAAATTTAGTAAATGCGGCTTCGCTTGATGAGATAAAAGAGCGTGGAAGCATCAAAATAGGTGTTTTTGGTGATAAGCCTCCATTTGGATATATTGATGAAAATGGTAAAAATCAAGGCTTTGATGTAGCTTTAGCAAAAGAGATGTCAAAAGCACTTTTTGGTGATGAAAACAAAGTAGAATATACAATTGTTGAGGCTGCAAGCAGGGTTGATTTTTTAAGAGCTAATAAAGTTGATGTAATTTTAGCAAATTTTACTCAAACAAAAGATAGAGCAAGAGTTGTTGACTTTGCAAAGCCATATATGAAAGTAAGTATCGGTGTTGTTAGTAAAAATGGCGATATAAAAAGCGTTGATGATTTAAAAGGAAAAACTTTACTTTTAAACAAAGGAACAACTGCGGATATTTATTTTACAAAAAATTATAAAGATTTAAAAACTATGAAATTTGATCAAAATACTGAAACTTTTGCAGCCTTGCTTGATGGTCGTGGAGAAGCTTTAGCTCACGATAATACACTTTTATTTGCATGGGTTAAAAGCAATCCTGAGTTTAAAGTAGGCATCGAAAGCATTGGCGATCATGATGTTATAGCTCCAGCTGTGAAAAAAGGAAATAAAGAGTTATTAAAATGGATAAATGAACTCATTACAAAACTAAATAGTGAGAAATTCTTTCATAAGGCTTATGATGAAACTATAAAGCCTATTTATGGTGATAGTATAAATCCAGCCTCTGTTTTGGTTGAAGAGTAA
- the gltS gene encoding sodium/glutamate symporter, which translates to MEFTQISDGVFKANFAFLEIIKKIAGSDIFYRVNLDFYATLISVCAVLYIGARITKNIKFLDKYSIPIPVTGGLIVAIVLFLTQILFNVKIGFQESIKDPLMLMFFTSVGLGADIASLKKGGKLLVLFGISVCLFLFVQNIIGVSVMTMMGENPLLGLLAGSITLSGGHGTGAAWGDVFSNAPYNFIAAKEVAMASATYGLIAGGLLGGPIAQSIIRKYNLKSNEVEVEHDTSDEVFAEPQVERLITAGSFVQSLGLFALAMFIGTTISALTKGSVITLPTFVWCLFSGIVIRNTLSYANIHQVFDREIGVIGNVSLGLFLAMAIMTLNLVELTKLAVPLIVLLAIQTVVIAIYVRYVTFGICGRDYDAACLVAGHCGFGMGATPTAVANLQAVTYNFGPSRIAFIVVPIMGGFFVDIANALTIKLFLFLPMFA; encoded by the coding sequence ATGGAATTTACTCAAATTTCAGATGGTGTTTTTAAAGCAAATTTTGCTTTTTTAGAAATTATTAAAAAAATAGCTGGTAGTGATATTTTCTACCGCGTAAATTTGGACTTTTATGCTACTTTGATATCTGTTTGTGCAGTGCTTTATATAGGAGCTAGAATCACTAAAAATATTAAATTTTTAGATAAGTATAGTATTCCTATTCCAGTAACTGGTGGTCTTATTGTAGCTATCGTTTTGTTTTTAACTCAAATTTTATTTAATGTAAAAATTGGCTTTCAAGAAAGCATTAAAGACCCACTTATGCTTATGTTCTTTACCTCTGTTGGTCTTGGTGCTGATATTGCAAGTTTAAAAAAAGGTGGAAAACTTTTAGTTTTATTTGGAATTTCAGTTTGTCTGTTTTTATTCGTGCAAAATATCATTGGTGTAAGTGTTATGACAATGATGGGAGAAAATCCTTTGCTAGGACTTCTTGCTGGATCTATTACTCTAAGTGGAGGACATGGAACAGGTGCTGCGTGGGGAGACGTGTTTAGCAATGCTCCATATAATTTTATAGCTGCAAAAGAAGTTGCTATGGCAAGTGCTACTTATGGACTTATTGCAGGTGGTCTTTTAGGTGGGCCAATAGCACAAAGCATTATAAGAAAATACAATCTTAAATCAAACGAAGTTGAGGTTGAGCATGATACTAGCGATGAAGTTTTTGCAGAGCCACAAGTTGAAAGACTTATAACCGCTGGATCATTTGTCCAAAGTCTTGGACTTTTTGCTCTTGCTATGTTTATAGGAACTACAATTTCTGCTCTTACAAAAGGCTCTGTTATAACTTTACCTACTTTTGTTTGGTGTTTGTTTTCTGGTATTGTTATAAGAAATACACTAAGTTATGCAAATATTCATCAAGTTTTTGATAGAGAAATAGGCGTTATAGGAAATGTTAGTTTAGGCTTATTTCTAGCAATGGCAATAATGACTTTAAATTTAGTTGAGCTTACAAAACTTGCTGTTCCTTTAATTGTTTTACTTGCTATTCAAACCGTTGTTATAGCAATTTATGTTAGATATGTGACATTTGGAATTTGTGGAAGAGATTATGATGCGGCTTGTTTAGTTGCTGGACATTGTGGTTTTGGTATGGGTGCAACCCCAACAGCAGTGGCAAATCTTCAAGCAGTAACTTACAACTTTGGACCATCAAGAATTGCATTTATTGTAGTTCCTATAATGGGCGGATTTTTTGTAGATATTGCAAACGCTTTAACTATTAAATTATTTTTATTCTTACCGATGTTTGCTTAA
- a CDS encoding 3-methyladenine DNA glycosylase, with protein MSSNELFELLYNEINLKNHFWWPNYGTFEVVVGAVLTQNTKWQNVESSLSNLKNKGVLSIEGILSLDDETLANLIKPSGFNNVKTKRLKNLLSAISLEFGDFENFKDSVDMEWLISQKGIGAESCSAILCYACERDEMVVDNYTIKILNFLNYEFESYLEAQEWLCGVDFDMLSKKYDFKSLNELYCAYHGLFVEFGKEHIKGYKFSEHAKNLLAKLM; from the coding sequence ATGAGTAGTAATGAGTTGTTTGAACTTTTATATAATGAAATAAATTTGAAAAATCACTTTTGGTGGCCTAATTATGGTACTTTTGAAGTAGTAGTTGGAGCAGTTTTAACCCAAAATACAAAGTGGCAAAATGTTGAAAGCTCACTTTCAAACTTAAAAAATAAGGGCGTTTTGAGTATAGAAGGAATTTTAAGTTTAGATGATGAAACTTTGGCAAATTTGATAAAACCAAGTGGTTTTAATAATGTAAAAACCAAAAGACTTAAAAATTTATTAAGTGCTATTAGTTTGGAATTTGGCGACTTTGAAAATTTTAAAGACAGTGTTGATATGGAGTGGTTAATTTCTCAAAAAGGCATTGGAGCTGAGAGTTGCAGTGCGATTTTATGCTACGCGTGCGAGCGTGATGAGATGGTTGTTGATAACTACACGATAAAAATACTTAATTTTTTAAACTATGAGTTTGAAAGTTATCTTGAAGCTCAAGAATGGCTTTGTGGAGTGGATTTTGATATGCTTAGTAAAAAGTATGATTTTAAAAGTTTAAATGAGCTATATTGTGCGTATCATGGGCTTTTTGTCGAGTTTGGAAAAGAGCATATTAAAGGGTATAAATTTTCAGAACACGCTAAAAATTTACTTGCAAAACTTATGTAA
- a CDS encoding ATP-binding protein gives MKSFDNSNLDNENFKISKNIDWKTTKAAIFRKSKNALKKVSDIDFVDIDLLVGLDRQKDEIIKNTKNFLDNKGANHALLWGDMGCGKSSLCKAVFTMFFNQSLRVIEISKHDLESLIDVLDEIREINEYKFIIYIDDLSFEDGDFSYKFLKPVLEGSIELPPKNVLIYATSNRRHLVNEKMSNEIHEKEAVNERLSLAQRFGLQISFYEGGFSEYLDIVDSYFKGFKGDISELHLKAKQFAMLRASRSGRVAKQFYLAFKDEFKNDKSEIR, from the coding sequence ATGAAAAGCTTTGATAATTCAAATTTGGACAATGAAAATTTTAAAATTTCAAAAAATATAGATTGGAAAACAACCAAAGCCGCTATTTTTAGAAAGAGCAAAAACGCTTTAAAAAAAGTTAGCGATATAGATTTTGTAGATATTGATTTGCTTGTTGGGCTTGATAGGCAAAAAGATGAAATTATAAAAAATACTAAAAATTTTTTAGATAACAAAGGTGCAAACCACGCGCTTTTATGGGGAGATATGGGTTGTGGAAAAAGCAGTCTTTGCAAGGCTGTTTTTACTATGTTTTTTAATCAGAGCTTAAGAGTGATTGAAATTTCAAAGCATGATTTAGAAAGCTTGATAGATGTTTTAGATGAAATTAGAGAAATTAATGAGTATAAATTTATAATATACATTGATGATTTGAGTTTTGAAGATGGTGATTTTAGCTATAAGTTTTTAAAACCTGTATTAGAAGGAAGTATTGAACTTCCGCCAAAAAATGTCTTAATTTATGCCACTTCAAATCGAAGACACTTAGTAAATGAAAAGATGAGTAATGAAATTCATGAAAAAGAAGCTGTTAATGAAAGGCTCTCATTGGCTCAAAGATTTGGACTTCAAATAAGCTTTTATGAGGGTGGATTTAGCGAGTATCTAGACATAGTTGATAGTTATTTTAAGGGCTTTAAAGGCGATATTAGCGAACTTCATTTAAAAGCCAAGCAATTTGCAATGCTTAGAGCAAGTAGAAGTGGCAGAGTTGCAAAACAGTTTTATTTAGCTTTTAAAGATGAGTTTAAAAATGATAAAAGTGAGATTAGATGA
- a CDS encoding type II toxin-antitoxin system death-on-curing family toxin: MNYLDMKQVISLHDDIMDEINGLKGYNKTQANYLEAALEHITNNEYYLTFYDKLAHLIYSIIKFHPFYSGNKAVAIYAGMAFMLINKSDIANNELLIQDFYTKMENASVKIDKNEITKDDLIQILTEILKGTGYEKL; the protein is encoded by the coding sequence ATGAATTATTTAGATATGAAGCAAGTTATAAGTTTGCACGATGATATAATGGATGAGATTAATGGTTTAAAAGGCTATAATAAAACTCAAGCAAACTACCTAGAAGCCGCACTTGAACACATAACAAATAATGAATATTATTTAACTTTTTATGATAAATTGGCCCATTTGATTTATTCTATTATAAAATTTCATCCATTTTATAGTGGCAATAAAGCAGTTGCAATTTACGCTGGAATGGCCTTTATGCTTATAAATAAAAGCGATATTGCAAATAATGAGCTTTTAATACAAGATTTTTATACAAAAATGGAAAATGCTTCTGTGAAAATAGATAAAAATGAGATAACAAAAGATGATTTAATTCAAATTTTAACTGAGATTTTAAAAGGTACAGGTTATGAAAAGCTTTGA